Proteins encoded in a region of the Heterodontus francisci isolate sHetFra1 unplaced genomic scaffold, sHetFra1.hap1 HAP1_SCAFFOLD_490, whole genome shotgun sequence genome:
- the LOC137366680 gene encoding probable G-protein coupled receptor 139, protein MSAADLLVIILDLILRHIPIVYREQFQFLRSIPVCNIHAVLLYTATDCSVWFTVTFTFDRFVAICCQKLKCKYCSEKTAAVALGTVTVLSSLKNIFWYFMLSDRYWLGNHPWFCSVTRDVQISRVWVTIEFLHHILTPGLPFVVILLLNALTVRHILVSSRARSRLRAHSTGETRRDAQMESRRKSIILLLVISANFILLWTALMVLSIWTRVWNLTSVSLSASPPRFLQELGFMLQLLSCCTNTAIYAVTQTQFREQLKNVLKYPFTQLLN, encoded by the coding sequence atgtcagcggcggatctattggtcattatcctggacctgatattgagacacattcctattgtttatcgggaacagtttcagttcctgcggtccatcccagtgtgtaatatccacgccgtcctgctttacacagccacagactgttctgtctggttcaccgtcactttcacctttgatcgatttgtagctatttgttgccagaagctgaaatgtaaatattgcagcgagaaaacggctgctgtggctctgggaacagtgactgtgctgagcagtttaaagaacatcttctggtattttatgttatcaGATCGGTATTGGCTGGGGAACCACCCCTGGTTTTGTTCTGTAACAAGGGATGTTCAGATATCTCGTGTCTGGGTTACAATCGAATtcctccatcacattctaaccccggggctcccatttgtggtgattctgctgctcaatgctctcaccgtcagacacattttagtgagcagcagagcacgcagcagactccgggctcacagcactgGGGAGACTCGCCGAGACGcacagatggagagccgaaggaagtccattattttactgctagttatctcggccaatttcattcTGTTGTGGACAGCGTTAATGGTGCTTTCCATATGGACACGGGTGTGGAATTTGACGTCGGTGTCTTTGTCTGCAAGTCCACCTCGTTTTCtgcaggaattgggcttcatgctgcagctcctgagttgctgcaccaacactgcgatttatgccgtgacccagactcagttcagagagcagttgaagaatgtgctgaaatatccctttacccaGTTGTTGAATTAA